The genomic DNA ACCTGAACCATCCCGTCCTCGACGGATTGGCGGCCATGGCGCGCGCCAACCCGGCCACGGGCGCCTGATCCAAAGGCCACGGCATGCGCGTGCTCTTCATCCTGATCCTGCTGGCCAATCTCGGCGTCTATGCGCTGGGCCAGGGGTGGCTGGGCGCTCGGCCCGAAGACGAAGGGCGCGACACACGGCGTTTCAGCCAGGAATTGAACCCGGGCGCGGTTACGCTGGTGCCGCGCAATCCTGCCTGACCCGCCCGGCGTCAACCCAGCCAGGGCGCCAATGCGTCCATGGTCCGCGCCGTGGCGCCCGAATGGCTGGCGAACCATGCCCGCGCCGCCTGACTGGCAGCCTGCCGCGCGGCGGGGTCCTCCAGCAGCGCCAGCGCCGCCGCCACGGCCTGGTCGGGGTCCGGCTGGCGCTGCGCGGCACCAGCCTCGATGGCATCGCTGGCGGCCTGCTCGAAATTGAAAGTGTGCGGTCCCACGATCACCGGCACGCCGGCGGCGCAGGCCTCGATCAGGTTCTGCCCGCCCAACGGCGCAAAACTGCCGGCGACCACGGCCACGTCGGCCGCGGCGTAATGGAATGCCATTTCCCCAAGGGAGTCCCCCAATACCACGACCGTGTCCGGTCCAGGCACCTGTCCGGACGACCGCCTGACATAAGCCACGCCGGCCTGCTCCAGCAGCGCCGCCGCGGCATCGAACCGCTGCGGGTGGCGCGGAATCAGCAGGAACAGCGGTCCACCGGGCAGGCCGGCGCGATGCTTGAGCGCATCGATGAAGGGTGCATCCTCGCCTTCGCGGGTGCTGGCCAGGGCGATCACCGGCCGGCCCAGGCTGGCCCGCCAGGCCTGCCCCGCCCGCACTTGCGCCTCAGGCAGCGACAGATCGAACTTCAGGTTGCCGGATACGCGAGGGCGGGACACGCCGGCCCGGGCCAGCCGCCCGGCGTCCGCCGCGGTCTGCGCCAGCACCATGTCCAGGCCCGCCAATGCCTCGCGCATGACGCCGCCCATCCGGCCGGACTGACGTAGCGAAGACGCCGAAAAGCGGGCGCTGACCAACGCCATCGGTACCGCCGCGCGCCGCGCCGCGGCCAAAAGGTTGGGCCAGATTTCGCGTTCCACGAGAATGCCGCAACGGGGCGCCGTGGCGGCCATGAAACGCCGCGTCGCGCCCGGAAAATCATAGGGCAGCCAGGCCTGTCGCAATTGGCCCCGGGCGATCGCATCCGCGAACAGACGCGCACCTTCGGCCCGGCCGGTTGCGGTGATATGAGTCAGCAGCACTGGCAGGCCGCGGTCCAGCAGCGCTTGCAGCAACGGCTGCGCGGCGCGCGTCTCGCCCAGGCTGACGGCATGCACCCAGACCGGCGCATCGGCGGCGCGGGCCGACCGGATCTTGCCGAACCGCTCTGGCGAGAAGATTTCCCATTCGCCTCCCGCGCGTTTGGCGCGGCGGGCCATCCATAGCCAGACCAGGGGCGCGAGCGCCCGCAACCCCAGGGTATAGACGGCCCGGTTCATCAGTGAGCAGCCAGCGCCTGCTCGACCGATGCCATCACGGCCTCGCGCGATGGCGACGCGCCGCGGTCGCCCAGGCTGGCCGTGTAGTTCGAGCCGACCAACGGCGTGCGCACCGGCGTGGAAGCCCGGTAGATGCCGATAGTGGGGCGCCCAAGCGCGGCCGACAAGTGTGTCAGTCCGCTGTCCAGCCCGACCATCAGGCGTGAACCGGCCAGCAGCCGGGCCACCGACGTCAGGTCCATGCGTGGCATCACCTCGACGTCTTCCATGCCAGCCACCAGCAGACGCGCGCGCTCGGCCTCCTGCTCGTTGCCCGCCAGCAACTTGAGCGCACAGCCGGCGTCGCGCAGCCGGCGGAAGACGGCGCGCCAATCATCCTCGGGCCACAGTTTGTCGTCGCGGCTGGCCGACGGCATGATCACCGCGTAGCCGCGGTCGGTATCCAGATGGTGCAGGCGTGGCAATTCCGTCGCATCCAGGCCTTCGCTGGAGATTTCGTGGACGGCGTCGGCGTTGTCGCGCCCCTGGCCGGACGCGCGGGAAAACGCCTGCAGCCCGAAATCGGGTTGACCACCATATTGGTATCCAAAGGTCAGCGACGCCAGTTTGCGCTGACGAATGACCGCGGGCTGCCAGAACTCCACCCGATGGCGGACGTTGTAGAACAGCGATGCCAGCGGTTCCCGCGCGGAACGCCAATCCAGGCCATGGCGCACGCCTTGCGCCTGGCGCACCAGCCAGGCGGATTTCAGCAAAGCCTGCATATCCAGCACGATGTCGTACCGCTTCGAGCGCAGGCGCTCTTTCAGCGCCTGGCGTTCGGCCCGCACCTGGCTCGACCACCAGGCCTTGCGCCACCGTCGGTGGGCCACCTTGATGACCTCGTTGACAGCGGGGTGCCACGCGGGGATTTCAGCGAAGGCTTCTTCGGCGATCCAGTCGATTTCAGCGTCCGGCACGTGGCGGGCGATGTCGGAAATGGCGGGCAGCATGTGCACCAGATCGCCTAATGACGACGTACGGACAATGAGAATGCGAGTTGGCATCGATTGGAAAAGGCGGGTTGTGCGCTCGTAACGCAGCCCGGTCTTCAAGTATTATTACGCTCTATTCCGGGAGGGGCTGTCGAATTATCCCGGCAATTTACAACAAAACAACCTATTCTCCCGATGACCGCTAATCCAGTTACCGACCGCAAGGTTCGTTTCGCCCTGGTAGGGTGTGGGCGTATTTCCAAGAACCACATCGGAGCCATTGCTCAGCACAGCGACCGTGCGGAGCTGGTGGATGTCTGTGACACCAATCCCGCCGCGCTGAAAGCCGCCGCGGAAGCCACCGGTGCGCGTCCCTTTGCCTCACTGACCGAATTGCTGGCCCATACTACGGCGGACGCGGTCATTCTGGCCACGCCATCGGGTCTACACCCCTGGCAGGCCATTGAAGTCGCGCAATCCGGCCGCCATGTGGTCAGCGAAAAACCCATGGCCACCCGCTGGGAAGATGCCAAGCGCATGGTGAAGGCGTGCGACGACGCAAACGTGCGCCTGTTCGTCGTCAAGCAGAACCGCCGCAACGCAACGCTGCAGCTGCTCAAGAAGGCCATCGACAGCGGCCGCTTCGGCCGTATCTATATGGTGACGGTCAACGTTTTCTGGACCCGTCCCCAAGACTATTACGATGCCGCCCGCTGGCGCGGCAAGTGGGAGTGGGATGGCGGCGCCTTCATGAACCAGGCGAGCCATTACGTCGACCTGCTCGATTGGCTGGTGGGTCCCGTGGAAAGCGTGTACGCCTACACCGCCACGCTGGCTCGCCGCATCGAAGCCGAAGACACCGGCGTGGCCGCGATCCGCTGGCGCCATGGCGCCATGGGCTCGATCAACGTCACCATGCTGACCTACCCGCAGAACCTGGAAGGCTCCATCACCATCCTGGGCGAAAAGGGCACCGTGCGCGTGGGCGGGGTCGCCGTCAACCGCATCGACGAATGGAAATTCGCCGACGAGCATCCCGACGACGCCAAGATCCGTGAAGCCAACTACGAGACCACGTCGGTCTACGGCTTTGGCCATCCGCTCTATTACGACAACGTCATCCGCGTGCTGCGTGGTGAATGCGAACCCGAGACCGACGGACGCGAAGGCCTGCAGTCGCTGGCCCTGCTGACCGCCATCTACCGCTCCGCGCGCGACGGCCTGCGCGTACCGCTGCCGCTGGACTGAGCATCATGAGCATCCATTCCACCGCTATCGTCGACGACGGCGCGCAGATCGGCGCCGGCACCCGCGTCTGGCACTGGGTCCACGTTTCGGGCGGCGCCGTCATCGGCGAGGCCTGTTCGCTGGGCCAGAACGTCTACGTCGGCAATCGCGTCAAGATCGGCAATCGCGTCAAGATCCAGAACAACGTCTCCGTCTACGACAACGTGACGCTCGAGGATGACGTGTTCTGCGGCCCCAGCATGGTGTTCACCAATGTGTACAACCCGCGCGCGGCCATCGAACGCAAGAATGAATACCGCGATACGGTCGTGCGCCAGGGCGCCACGCTGGGCGCCAACTGCACCATCGTGTGCGGCTCGACCGTGGGCCGCTACGCCTTTGTCGGCGCCGGCGCCGTGGTCAACCGCGACGTGCCCGATTTCGCCCTGGTGGTAGGCGTGCCCGCCCGCCAGATCGGCTGGATGAGCCGCCATGGCGAACAGCTGGACCTGCCGCTGACCGGCAGCGGGCAGACCACCTGCCCGGCAAC from Achromobacter xylosoxidans includes the following:
- a CDS encoding 3-deoxy-D-manno-octulosonic acid transferase, with the protein product MNRAVYTLGLRALAPLVWLWMARRAKRAGGEWEIFSPERFGKIRSARAADAPVWVHAVSLGETRAAQPLLQALLDRGLPVLLTHITATGRAEGARLFADAIARGQLRQAWLPYDFPGATRRFMAATAPRCGILVEREIWPNLLAAARRAAVPMALVSARFSASSLRQSGRMGGVMREALAGLDMVLAQTAADAGRLARAGVSRPRVSGNLKFDLSLPEAQVRAGQAWRASLGRPVIALASTREGEDAPFIDALKHRAGLPGGPLFLLIPRHPQRFDAAAALLEQAGVAYVRRSSGQVPGPDTVVVLGDSLGEMAFHYAAADVAVVAGSFAPLGGQNLIEACAAGVPVIVGPHTFNFEQAASDAIEAGAAQRQPDPDQAVAAALALLEDPAARQAASQAARAWFASHSGATARTMDALAPWLG
- the waaC gene encoding lipopolysaccharide heptosyltransferase I, with translation MPTRILIVRTSSLGDLVHMLPAISDIARHVPDAEIDWIAEEAFAEIPAWHPAVNEVIKVAHRRWRKAWWSSQVRAERQALKERLRSKRYDIVLDMQALLKSAWLVRQAQGVRHGLDWRSAREPLASLFYNVRHRVEFWQPAVIRQRKLASLTFGYQYGGQPDFGLQAFSRASGQGRDNADAVHEISSEGLDATELPRLHHLDTDRGYAVIMPSASRDDKLWPEDDWRAVFRRLRDAGCALKLLAGNEQEAERARLLVAGMEDVEVMPRMDLTSVARLLAGSRLMVGLDSGLTHLSAALGRPTIGIYRASTPVRTPLVGSNYTASLGDRGASPSREAVMASVEQALAAH
- a CDS encoding Gfo/Idh/MocA family protein; protein product: MTANPVTDRKVRFALVGCGRISKNHIGAIAQHSDRAELVDVCDTNPAALKAAAEATGARPFASLTELLAHTTADAVILATPSGLHPWQAIEVAQSGRHVVSEKPMATRWEDAKRMVKACDDANVRLFVVKQNRRNATLQLLKKAIDSGRFGRIYMVTVNVFWTRPQDYYDAARWRGKWEWDGGAFMNQASHYVDLLDWLVGPVESVYAYTATLARRIEAEDTGVAAIRWRHGAMGSINVTMLTYPQNLEGSITILGEKGTVRVGGVAVNRIDEWKFADEHPDDAKIREANYETTSVYGFGHPLYYDNVIRVLRGECEPETDGREGLQSLALLTAIYRSARDGLRVPLPLD
- a CDS encoding acyltransferase — translated: MSIHSTAIVDDGAQIGAGTRVWHWVHVSGGAVIGEACSLGQNVYVGNRVKIGNRVKIQNNVSVYDNVTLEDDVFCGPSMVFTNVYNPRAAIERKNEYRDTVVRQGATLGANCTIVCGSTVGRYAFVGAGAVVNRDVPDFALVVGVPARQIGWMSRHGEQLDLPLTGSGQTTCPATGDQYVLKDGVCQLV